A window of Pomacea canaliculata isolate SZHN2017 linkage group LG3, ASM307304v1, whole genome shotgun sequence contains these coding sequences:
- the LOC112560608 gene encoding elevenin-Vc1-like, which yields MMAQTSACRLLLLFFIVISAVSCIVSARRIDCTKFVFAPRCRGVAAKRGVMPLADDSTSQEDAYVDPLMQPEAGRDEESEKLLRLAMDLPHAVPDQSSASQKRRELLERLLRSYNIPEYSDAGYRQE from the exons ATGATGGCTCAGACATCGGCCTGCAGGCTTCTGCTTctcttcttcatcgtcatctCGGCTGTCTCCTGCATCGTCAGCGCGCGCCGCATCGACTGCAC AAAATTCGTCTTCGCCCCAAGGTGCAGAGGTGTGGCTGCGAAGCGTGGAGTTATGCCCCTTGCAGACGACTCTACATCACAAGAGGACGCTTACGTAGA ccccCTAATGCAGCCAGAGGCTGGTCGCGACGAGGAATCCGAAAAGCTTCTGCGACTGGCAATGGACCTGCCCCACGCCGTGCCTGACCAGTCATCTGCCTCTCAG aaaagacGAGAGCTGCTGGAAAGGCTTCTGCGCTCCTACAACATCCCCGAGTACTCGGACGCCGGCTACAGGCAGGAGTGA
- the LOC112560306 gene encoding uncharacterized protein LOC112560306 isoform X1: protein MHISSIIALTLKKILSGQAVINLAKVGVGAGAIYVTIQQGIWSTDTKQGYQVLNSVRSSVLPTASEYVSKIPSAEQMCISATQTWNKGVTKVFEGVAEVPEYGKKVVTYTKDSVCQLVRGK, encoded by the exons ATGCATATTTCTTCGATCATAGCATTGACTCTGAAGAAGATTCTCAGCGGACAAGCAGTGAT AAATCTTGCCAAAGTCGGTGTGGGTGCAGGAGCTATATATGTGACTATACAACAAGGAATATGGAGCACAGATACTAAACAAGGATACCAAGTGCTGAATAGCGTCAGGTCATCTGTGCTGCCTACAGCTTCAGAATATGTGTCTAAA atACCATCAGCAGAGCAAATGTGCATATCTGCTACTCAAACTTGGAACAAGG GTGTGACAAAAGTGTTTGAGGGTGTCGCAGAGGTGCCAGAGTATGGGAAAAAAGTTGTTACATACACAAAAGATTCCGTGTGTCAACTGGTGCGGGGCAAGTAG
- the LOC112560306 gene encoding uncharacterized protein LOC112560306 isoform X2: MAVALVKNLAKVGVGAGAIYVTIQQGIWSTDTKQGYQVLNSVRSSVLPTASEYVSKIPSAEQMCISATQTWNKGVTKVFEGVAEVPEYGKKVVTYTKDSVCQLVRGK, encoded by the exons ATGGCCGTCGCCCTTGTCAA AAATCTTGCCAAAGTCGGTGTGGGTGCAGGAGCTATATATGTGACTATACAACAAGGAATATGGAGCACAGATACTAAACAAGGATACCAAGTGCTGAATAGCGTCAGGTCATCTGTGCTGCCTACAGCTTCAGAATATGTGTCTAAA atACCATCAGCAGAGCAAATGTGCATATCTGCTACTCAAACTTGGAACAAGG GTGTGACAAAAGTGTTTGAGGGTGTCGCAGAGGTGCCAGAGTATGGGAAAAAAGTTGTTACATACACAAAAGATTCCGTGTGTCAACTGGTGCGGGGCAAGTAG